A window of the Blattabacterium cuenoti genome harbors these coding sequences:
- a CDS encoding succinate dehydrogenase cytochrome b subunit codes for MNINYSMFFRSTIGKKLISGITGIFLMIFLLLHLSINFSLFFGEESFNNAVYFMKKNIIIRIMEYILALGFIIHILMGIKLYFHNRKVKGKVDYSINNSNSITSFSSRSMIFTGILILCFLILHLINFTIPMKYNTYHHISDYNLVTSLFKNPFYTFIYIFSFIILGIHLNHGFQSSFQSLGLSNNKNIIYIKKIGYYYFLFISIGFSTIAIWFFFN; via the coding sequence GTGAACATAAATTATTCAATGTTTTTTAGATCTACTATTGGTAAAAAATTAATCTCAGGTATTACTGGAATTTTTCTTATGATATTTTTGCTGTTACATTTAAGTATAAATTTTTCTCTTTTTTTTGGAGAAGAATCATTTAATAATGCTGTTTATTTTATGAAAAAAAATATCATTATACGAATTATGGAATATATTTTAGCTTTAGGTTTTATTATACATATTTTAATGGGAATTAAACTTTATTTTCATAATAGAAAAGTTAAAGGAAAAGTTGATTATTCTATAAATAATTCAAATTCAATTACATCATTTAGCAGTCGTTCAATGATATTTACTGGTATTTTAATTTTATGTTTTTTGATTTTACATTTAATAAATTTTACTATTCCTATGAAATATAATACATATCATCATATATCTGATTATAATTTAGTTACTTCCTTGTTTAAAAATCCTTTTTATACATTTATTTATATTTTTTCATTTATAATATTAGGAATTCATTTAAATCATGGATTTCAATCTTCTTTTCAATCTTTGGGATTGTCTAATAATAAAAATATTATTTATATAAAAAAAATAGGATATTACTATTTTTTATTTATTAGTATCGGATTTTCTACTATTGCTATTTGGTTTTTTTTTAATTAA